The uncultured Hyphomonas sp. genome includes a window with the following:
- a CDS encoding isovaleryl-CoA dehydrogenase — MIANTYPTLNFDLGETADMIRETVASFAQNEIAPRAAEIDRTDTFPRDLLPKMGELGLLGITVEEEWGGTGLGYLEHVVAMEEISRASASVGLSYGAHSNLCVNQIRRWASDAQKARYLPKLMSGEHLGSLAMSESGAGSDVVSMKLRAEKKGDRYVLNGTKMWITNAPDADVLVVYAKTEPEAGSKGITAFLIERDMKGFSVAQKLDKLGMRGSETGELVFEDCEVPEENIMGPLNGGVRVLMSGLDYERAVLSAGPTGIMQACMDVVIPYIHDRKQFGQSIGEFQLIQGKVADMYVQMNAAKAYVYAVAKSCDRGETTRKDAAGAILYAAETATKLALDAIQILGGNGYINEYSTGRLLRDAKLYEIGAGTSEIRRWLIGRELFGETG; from the coding sequence ATGATTGCGAACACATATCCCACCCTGAACTTCGACCTCGGCGAAACGGCCGACATGATCCGCGAAACTGTGGCAAGTTTTGCCCAGAACGAAATCGCGCCGCGCGCCGCCGAGATCGACCGGACCGACACCTTCCCGCGAGACCTGCTGCCGAAAATGGGCGAGCTCGGCCTGCTCGGCATCACGGTGGAAGAAGAATGGGGCGGCACCGGTCTCGGCTATCTCGAACATGTCGTGGCGATGGAGGAAATCTCCCGCGCGTCTGCCTCGGTCGGCCTCTCCTATGGTGCCCATTCGAACCTGTGTGTGAACCAGATCCGCCGCTGGGCGTCTGATGCGCAGAAGGCGCGTTATCTGCCGAAACTGATGAGCGGGGAACATCTCGGCTCCCTTGCCATGAGCGAGAGCGGGGCAGGCTCTGACGTGGTTTCAATGAAGCTGCGCGCGGAGAAGAAGGGTGACCGCTATGTGCTGAACGGCACCAAGATGTGGATCACCAATGCCCCGGATGCAGATGTCCTCGTCGTCTATGCCAAGACTGAACCTGAGGCCGGATCGAAAGGCATCACCGCCTTCCTGATCGAGCGGGACATGAAAGGCTTCTCCGTCGCGCAAAAGCTCGACAAGCTCGGCATGCGTGGATCGGAGACGGGTGAACTTGTCTTCGAAGACTGCGAAGTGCCGGAAGAGAATATCATGGGGCCGTTGAATGGCGGTGTCCGTGTGCTGATGAGCGGGCTCGACTATGAGCGCGCCGTCCTGTCGGCCGGGCCGACCGGCATCATGCAGGCCTGCATGGATGTCGTGATCCCTTACATCCATGACCGCAAACAATTCGGCCAGTCGATCGGTGAGTTCCAGCTGATCCAGGGCAAGGTTGCGGACATGTACGTCCAGATGAACGCCGCCAAGGCTTATGTCTATGCCGTCGCCAAATCCTGCGACCGGGGCGAGACGACCCGCAAGGATGCTGCGGGCGCGATCCTCTACGCGGCTGAAACGGCTACGAAGCTTGCGCTCGATGCGATCCAGATCCTTGGCGGGAACGGCTATATCAACGAGTATTCCACCGGACGCTTGCTGCGCGATGCCAAGCTCTACGAGATCGGGGCGGGGACGTCCGAGATCCGCCGCTGGCTGATCGGCCGCGAACTGTTCGGCGAGACGGGATAA
- a CDS encoding MarR family winged helix-turn-helix transcriptional regulator — MTEMIDPADLLSEVTGTCVAGRVLRAARLITRHYDDALRPTGLTITQFGLLHVIGRYEPDSISRVAELMNLDRTSLSRNLKPLEKAGYVHRGNEGTGRKRRVLLTTLGLKKLEEARPYWKEAQAKMEAVLGEPHLGNLTEALREVRPDVLSS, encoded by the coding sequence ATGACTGAGATGATCGATCCCGCTGACCTCCTGTCTGAAGTCACAGGCACTTGCGTTGCCGGCAGGGTGCTGCGCGCCGCCCGTCTCATCACCCGCCACTATGACGATGCCCTGCGCCCGACCGGACTAACCATTACCCAATTCGGACTGCTGCATGTGATCGGCCGGTACGAACCGGACTCCATCTCCCGGGTCGCCGAGTTGATGAATCTGGATCGCACCTCCCTGTCGCGGAATCTCAAGCCGCTCGAAAAGGCGGGCTATGTCCATCGCGGCAATGAGGGCACCGGCCGCAAGCGCCGCGTCCTGCTCACCACGCTCGGCCTGAAGAAGCTGGAAGAGGCGCGCCCTTACTGGAAGGAAGCCCAGGCGAAAATGGAAGCTGTTCTGGGCGAGCCCCATCTCGGCAATCTGACCGAAGCCCTGAGGGAAGTCCGCCCGGACGTGCTGTCTTCCTGA
- a CDS encoding lysozyme: protein MALPMRTSGAGVELIKSFEGFRARATRLPDGHWIVGFGHTAGAREGLRVTRADAELVLRHHDLAPIEEMIRERVLTPLTQNEFDALVSFAFNIGTDAFLESNVLALLNSGERLQAAEGMTAWRKGRVDGEVRVVDALVRRRAAEKALFLEHPSGRIPVPGALMRPQFDPGAALAMSRERAVVIEARTEDGQTSAAPPRPGADTAPQAAARAVAERMTKLLGEQQAASTPPDSFETGVPTADEITRAVSALAEPDGHEDDRSDDTVIEARHPRMAPPPAAEPVQRQTAPEIPDGRREILRPPTVPPARGNGLNGDISLLRWLPYALLSGLGLWGVFEGVRRTAAPAPQRFPAGEGEAFVGPLLAFGSVLLSVLAIYYLYRAITRQD from the coding sequence ATGGCCCTGCCAATGCGCACGTCCGGAGCCGGGGTCGAGCTTATCAAGAGCTTCGAAGGCTTTCGTGCGCGCGCAACCCGCCTGCCGGACGGTCACTGGATCGTCGGTTTCGGCCATACGGCTGGCGCCCGCGAAGGCTTGCGTGTCACCCGCGCCGACGCCGAACTCGTGCTGCGCCACCATGACCTGGCGCCGATCGAGGAAATGATCCGCGAGCGTGTGCTGACGCCGCTCACCCAGAATGAATTCGACGCGCTGGTGTCCTTCGCTTTCAACATCGGGACGGACGCCTTCCTGGAATCCAACGTGCTGGCGCTGTTGAACAGCGGCGAGCGGCTGCAGGCCGCCGAAGGCATGACCGCCTGGCGGAAGGGCAGGGTCGATGGCGAGGTCCGCGTGGTCGATGCGCTGGTCCGCCGGCGCGCGGCCGAGAAGGCCCTATTTCTGGAACACCCATCCGGCCGCATTCCTGTGCCCGGCGCCCTGATGCGTCCGCAATTCGATCCCGGCGCGGCGCTCGCCATGTCGCGGGAGCGGGCCGTCGTGATCGAGGCGCGGACCGAGGATGGCCAGACGTCCGCTGCGCCGCCGCGGCCAGGCGCCGACACGGCCCCGCAGGCCGCAGCCCGGGCCGTTGCCGAACGGATGACGAAACTGCTCGGCGAACAGCAAGCTGCAAGCACGCCGCCGGATTCGTTCGAGACCGGTGTCCCGACGGCCGACGAGATCACCCGGGCGGTATCAGCCCTGGCAGAGCCGGATGGCCATGAAGATGACCGGTCGGATGACACGGTCATTGAGGCCCGCCACCCCCGGATGGCGCCACCGCCGGCAGCTGAGCCCGTCCAGCGCCAGACGGCCCCTGAGATTCCGGACGGCCGCCGGGAGATCCTGCGGCCGCCCACTGTGCCGCCGGCCCGCGGCAACGGACTGAACGGCGACATCAGCCTGCTGCGCTGGCTGCCCTATGCGCTCCTGTCCGGTCTCGGCCTCTGGGGCGTGTTCGAAGGCGTCCGCCGGACGGCGGCACCGGCACCACAGCGGTTTCCGGCAGGAGAGGGGGAAGCCTTTGTCGGCCCTTTGCTCGCGTTCGGTTCTGTCCTGCTGAGCGTGCTGGCGATCTACTATCTCTACCGGGCGATCACGCGGCAGGATTGA
- a CDS encoding acyl-CoA dehydrogenase, translating to MSYPDQALAEEIGERVEHFVRETVAGYEHDPRLGDHGPSEELVRELRAKAREAGVMTPHILPDHTHLSQRGTAHVLKKSGLSPLGPVACNTGAPDEGNMFLLGKVATEAQRARFLDKQLTGEARSAFFMTEPAADNGAGSDPSMMKTVCVQDGDEWVINGHKTYITGAEGASVGIVMAKAEEGACMFLVDLPNPAIRIVRLLDTIDSSMPGGHAEIRIENLRVPASDMLGNPGEGFRYAQIRLAPARLSHCMRWHGVATRANEIATSYACRRQAFGKLLIDHEGVGFMLAENQIDLKQAELMIDWCADALDAGENGNVESSMTKVAVSEALFRVADRCVQVMGGMGVTRDTIVEQLFREVRAFRIYDGPTEVHKWSLAKKIKKAELNRSA from the coding sequence ATGTCCTATCCCGATCAGGCCCTGGCCGAGGAAATCGGCGAGCGCGTCGAGCACTTCGTCCGCGAAACTGTCGCCGGTTATGAACATGATCCGCGCCTGGGGGATCACGGCCCCTCTGAAGAGCTTGTCCGGGAATTGCGCGCGAAGGCCCGCGAGGCCGGCGTGATGACACCGCACATCCTGCCGGACCACACGCACCTGTCGCAGCGGGGCACGGCGCATGTGCTGAAGAAGTCCGGCCTGTCGCCGCTCGGCCCGGTCGCCTGCAACACCGGCGCGCCGGATGAGGGCAATATGTTCCTCCTCGGCAAGGTCGCCACAGAGGCGCAGCGCGCGCGTTTCCTCGACAAGCAGCTGACCGGCGAAGCGCGGTCTGCCTTTTTCATGACCGAACCGGCCGCCGACAACGGAGCCGGATCGGACCCGTCCATGATGAAGACGGTCTGCGTGCAGGATGGCGACGAGTGGGTGATCAACGGCCACAAGACCTACATCACCGGCGCAGAGGGCGCCTCCGTCGGCATCGTCATGGCCAAGGCGGAAGAGGGGGCCTGCATGTTCCTCGTCGACCTGCCGAATCCGGCGATCCGGATCGTGCGCCTGCTGGACACGATCGATTCCTCCATGCCGGGCGGGCACGCTGAAATCCGCATCGAGAATCTGCGCGTCCCGGCGAGCGACATGCTGGGCAATCCCGGCGAGGGCTTCCGCTATGCGCAGATCCGTCTTGCTCCGGCGCGCCTGTCGCACTGCATGCGCTGGCACGGGGTTGCGACCCGCGCGAACGAGATCGCCACCAGCTATGCCTGCCGCCGTCAGGCGTTCGGCAAGCTTCTGATCGACCATGAGGGCGTCGGCTTCATGCTGGCCGAGAACCAGATCGACCTGAAACAGGCTGAGCTGATGATCGACTGGTGCGCCGATGCGCTGGACGCCGGCGAGAATGGCAATGTCGAAAGCTCCATGACGAAGGTCGCGGTGTCAGAGGCCCTGTTCCGCGTGGCCGACCGCTGTGTGCAGGTCATGGGCGGTATGGGCGTGACACGTGACACGATCGTGGAGCAATTGTTCCGCGAGGTCCGCGCCTTCCGCATCTATGACGGGCCGACAGAAGTGCACAAATGGTCGCTCGCCAAGAAGATCAAGAAGGCAGAACTGAACCGGTCTGCCTGA
- a CDS encoding ATP-binding protein, translating to MDMTLWDMLPVVICETAAVRDASGKLIDLEWTASNRLMNESIRPDGSSIVGMRIFEFDPAYKNSEMVRAVTHVIETGESRMFHTSAGRAAQMLGKVMKTTIIPVEREGERRALSVSHEVTELAQERDEALRLYELAKAACDNALHGIILNDSAGRIIYVNRALCEMSEFTEAELIGKDVGILTGDETYEPSPELAMKLASGEMLRHVTQAETPTKSGGTNQVELSLTSARWGERGDRLFITYVRDIREERRKAHELRDALNRAEQATRLKSEFLANMSHEIRTPLNGVLGMTQVLAHTDLTPDQKEQVATILDSGKTLMSILNDILDLSKIEAGKLEVTPVTGDLRHKLSRMIKLHAATAEEKGINLQLFIDPSVPSRMKFDPVRVRQCVGNLVSNAIKFTEKGDVMVVVTCEPTQSGSMRVIVHVTDSGCGIPADKIDRVFESFSQADGSTTRRFGGTGLGLPITRKLAQMMGGDVTVVSEPGRGSVFTLKFKAESSDMINMHEDVLPKPAAPKATRDGLGGRRALVVDDNGINRRVARTFLEHYGLEVSEAGDGNEALEALDHEPFDIVLMDIHMPGLDGAEAFKRLRNSASLNRVVPVIALTADSMRGDREKYLAKGFDGYVAKPIDERSLVTVIGQVLSLPTDFGERRARA from the coding sequence ATGGATATGACACTTTGGGATATGCTGCCGGTTGTCATCTGCGAGACAGCCGCTGTGCGGGACGCGTCCGGCAAGCTGATCGATCTGGAATGGACGGCATCCAACCGCCTCATGAACGAGTCGATCCGGCCCGACGGCAGCAGTATCGTCGGCATGCGTATCTTCGAATTCGATCCTGCCTACAAGAATTCCGAAATGGTCCGTGCGGTCACCCATGTGATCGAAACCGGTGAGTCCCGTATGTTTCACACCTCTGCCGGCCGCGCAGCCCAGATGCTCGGCAAGGTGATGAAAACCACGATCATCCCGGTTGAACGCGAAGGCGAGCGCCGCGCCCTGTCGGTGTCCCACGAAGTGACCGAACTCGCCCAGGAGCGCGACGAGGCGCTGCGGCTGTACGAACTGGCGAAGGCCGCCTGCGACAATGCCCTGCACGGCATCATCCTGAACGATTCCGCCGGACGCATCATTTATGTGAACCGCGCCCTGTGCGAGATGTCTGAATTCACCGAAGCAGAGCTCATTGGCAAGGATGTCGGCATCCTGACCGGCGATGAAACCTATGAGCCCAGCCCCGAACTGGCGATGAAGCTCGCCAGCGGTGAAATGCTGCGGCACGTCACGCAGGCGGAAACGCCAACCAAATCCGGCGGCACCAATCAGGTCGAGCTTTCCCTCACCAGCGCCCGTTGGGGGGAACGCGGCGACCGGCTGTTCATAACCTATGTCCGTGACATCAGAGAGGAACGCCGCAAGGCGCATGAACTGCGCGACGCGCTGAACCGGGCGGAACAGGCCACACGCCTGAAATCGGAATTCCTGGCGAACATGAGCCATGAGATCCGTACACCGCTGAATGGCGTGCTGGGCATGACGCAGGTCCTCGCCCATACGGACCTGACGCCGGACCAGAAGGAACAGGTCGCCACGATCCTCGACTCTGGCAAAACGCTGATGTCGATCCTGAACGATATTCTGGACCTGTCGAAGATCGAGGCCGGCAAACTGGAAGTGACCCCGGTCACCGGGGATTTGCGCCACAAGCTGAGCCGCATGATCAAGCTACACGCGGCGACGGCAGAGGAGAAGGGCATCAATCTCCAGCTTTTCATCGATCCGAGCGTCCCGTCCCGGATGAAATTCGATCCGGTGCGCGTGCGCCAATGCGTCGGCAATCTGGTTTCAAACGCCATCAAGTTCACCGAAAAAGGCGACGTGATGGTGGTCGTGACCTGCGAACCCACGCAGTCGGGCAGCATGCGCGTCATCGTTCATGTGACTGACTCCGGATGTGGTATTCCGGCTGACAAGATCGACCGCGTGTTCGAGAGTTTCTCGCAGGCCGATGGCTCAACAACCCGCCGGTTCGGTGGCACGGGGCTCGGCCTGCCGATCACCCGCAAGCTGGCCCAGATGATGGGCGGAGACGTCACCGTCGTGAGCGAACCCGGCCGCGGCTCTGTCTTTACACTGAAATTTAAAGCCGAATCCAGTGACATGATCAACATGCACGAAGACGTGCTGCCCAAGCCTGCCGCACCGAAAGCCACGCGCGATGGCCTCGGCGGCCGCCGCGCGCTTGTGGTCGACGATAATGGCATCAACCGCCGTGTTGCCCGCACTTTCCTGGAGCATTACGGCCTGGAAGTGTCCGAAGCCGGGGACGGTAATGAAGCACTCGAAGCGCTCGATCACGAGCCGTTCGATATCGTCCTGATGGACATCCACATGCCGGGACTCGATGGCGCCGAAGCGTTCAAACGCCTGCGCAATTCCGCGAGCCTCAACCGCGTCGTGCCCGTGATTGCCCTGACGGCTGATTCCATGCGCGGCGACCGGGAGAAATATCTCGCGAAGGGCTTCGACGGCTATGTCGCCAAGCCGATCGACGAACGGTCACTCGTCACCGTCATCGGACAAGTGCTCAGCCTCCCGACGGACTTCGGAGAACGCCGCGCCCGAGCCTGA
- a CDS encoding tetratricopeptide repeat protein, translating to MFASRSITAGLLALGFAADPAFAAPDIYRNGPTPAETCADGVATPGAASPALKRVCEEAIGEQPLSRKDRAATLANSGIVSLRLGEYAPALDRLTQAAELGPMRGDISISLAATLIRLGRADEAIEALSDIEAVSPENRHIAYYNRALAYWALEDTEAAYRDFYASAALKPGFAPAEDALGQFQVASVE from the coding sequence ATGTTCGCCTCACGAAGCATCACCGCCGGTCTGCTCGCCCTTGGATTCGCTGCAGATCCGGCCTTTGCCGCGCCCGACATCTACCGCAACGGCCCGACACCTGCCGAAACCTGCGCTGACGGCGTCGCCACGCCCGGCGCCGCCTCGCCCGCCCTCAAGCGCGTCTGCGAAGAGGCGATCGGCGAACAGCCCCTCAGCCGCAAGGACCGCGCTGCCACGCTCGCCAATTCCGGCATCGTCAGCCTGCGCCTCGGCGAATACGCCCCTGCCCTCGACCGCCTGACGCAGGCCGCAGAGCTCGGCCCGATGCGCGGCGACATTTCCATCAGCCTGGCGGCCACGCTGATCCGCCTCGGGCGGGCAGATGAAGCCATTGAGGCATTGTCTGACATCGAGGCTGTGTCGCCGGAGAACCGGCATATCGCCTACTACAATCGCGCCCTCGCTTATTGGGCACTTGAGGATACTGAAGCGGCCTATCGCGACTTCTACGCCAGCGCTGCCCTCAAGCCGGGTTTCGCGCCGGCCGAAGACGCGCTGGGCCAGTTCCAGGTCGCTTCGGTTGAATAA
- the mgtE gene encoding magnesium transporter: MTDVSTPPNPAPEPPNVDPDLLDDLIDAVDETDTRWLARTLQRMHPADAADLLEALPFDTFSEAVELLGGELPSDILIELRDSYREEAVDVLPDTAVASALDELDSDDATVILEDLEDERRERILEDLEPFDRAQLERGLAYEEESAGRLMQTEFVAVPEYWTVGHAIDHARELGEELPEVFYEIYVIDPAYRLQGIVQLATLMRTPREVQLADIMTDPLSDVRTDMDQEEVAFQFQKYSLASAPVKDTAGRLVGMITVDDMVDVIQEEAEEDLFSLLNVSSADGADSVVDTVRARAPWLAVNLVTAFIASGIISLFEGTLNQVVQLAILMPVVAALGGNAGSQGLVVAVRAIAERQLEGDAVRRAILREALSGIVNGLLFAVGVGLVSLVWFHDVELSIVLGVAMLATFLWAAFSGILVPLGLKKLGADPAVASSVFVLTLTDVMAFFSFLGLATLVLL, translated from the coding sequence ATGACCGATGTGTCCACACCTCCCAATCCGGCGCCAGAACCGCCGAATGTCGATCCGGACCTGCTGGACGACCTCATCGACGCCGTCGATGAGACGGATACGCGCTGGCTGGCGCGGACGCTGCAGCGCATGCACCCGGCCGATGCGGCCGACCTGCTCGAAGCGCTGCCCTTCGACACATTCTCCGAGGCGGTGGAGTTGCTGGGCGGAGAGCTGCCGTCCGACATCCTCATCGAGCTGCGCGATTCTTACCGGGAAGAAGCGGTCGACGTCCTGCCGGACACTGCGGTTGCAAGCGCCCTCGACGAACTCGACTCTGATGATGCCACCGTCATTCTGGAAGACCTCGAGGACGAGCGCCGCGAGCGTATTCTCGAAGACCTTGAGCCCTTCGACCGGGCCCAGCTGGAGCGCGGCCTCGCCTATGAAGAGGAATCGGCCGGCCGTCTCATGCAGACGGAATTCGTGGCCGTGCCGGAATACTGGACCGTCGGCCACGCCATCGATCATGCGCGCGAGCTGGGCGAGGAGCTGCCGGAAGTCTTCTACGAAATTTACGTGATTGATCCGGCCTACCGGCTGCAGGGGATCGTCCAGCTGGCAACGCTGATGCGCACGCCGCGCGAGGTGCAGCTGGCCGACATCATGACCGATCCGCTGTCGGATGTCCGCACCGACATGGACCAGGAAGAAGTGGCCTTCCAGTTCCAGAAATACTCGCTGGCCTCCGCGCCGGTGAAGGATACGGCCGGGCGCCTCGTCGGGATGATCACGGTCGACGACATGGTCGACGTCATCCAGGAAGAGGCCGAGGAAGACCTGTTCTCGCTGCTGAACGTCAGCTCGGCCGACGGGGCGGACTCTGTGGTCGATACGGTGCGGGCGCGCGCGCCTTGGCTCGCCGTGAACCTCGTGACGGCCTTCATCGCGTCCGGCATCATCTCTCTCTTCGAGGGCACGCTGAATCAGGTGGTGCAGCTGGCGATCCTCATGCCGGTCGTTGCGGCCCTGGGCGGCAATGCCGGTAGCCAGGGTCTGGTTGTGGCCGTGCGTGCCATTGCCGAACGCCAGCTGGAAGGCGATGCCGTGCGCCGGGCGATCCTGCGCGAAGCGCTGAGCGGCATCGTGAACGGGCTGCTGTTTGCGGTTGGCGTCGGACTGGTGTCGCTGGTCTGGTTCCACGATGTGGAATTGTCGATTGTCCTGGGCGTTGCCATGCTGGCGACATTCCTGTGGGCGGCCTTCTCCGGCATTCTCGTGCCGCTGGGGCTCAAGAAGCTGGGGGCAGACCCGGCGGTGGCCTCGTCGGTCTTTGTGTTGACGCTGACCGATGTGATGGCATTTTTCTCCTTCCTGGGACTGGCCACGCTCGTCCTGCTCTGA